CCATGTAGTAGCCTTTGATATCTACAGATTTGTTTTGAGCATTATTCAACTCTTTAACAATCGCTGCTTCATTAGCTTCAAGCTTTTGAGCCAACTCTGAGAATTGTGCTTTTAGCTCAGCATCTTGATCTTGTGCGGCCAGCTCTTCTGCCCAGTACATTGCCAAATAGAAATGACTGCCGCGGTTGTCAAGCTCACCTGTTTTGCGTGATGGTGACTTGTCATTTAACAACAGTTTTTCAGTGGCTCTATCAAGCGTGTCTGCCAAGATTTGCGCTTTTGCATTGTTGTCATTTTTGGCCAAATGCTCCAAAGAGACTGCCAATGCTAAAAACTCGCCCAATGAATCCCAACGTAAGTGGTTTTCCTCGATAAGCTGCTGAACATGCTTTGGTGCAGAACCACCAGCGCCTGTTTCAAACAAACCACCACCCATCATGAGTGGAACGACAGACAGCATTTTGGCACTTGTTCCTAGCTCTAGGATTGGGAATAAGTCAGTAAGGTAATCGCGTAAAATGTTACCGGTCGCAGAAATCGTGTCAAGACCACGAGCAACACGCTCTAAGGTATAACGCATGGCGCGAACCTGAGACATGATTTCGATATGTAGACCTTCGGTATCATACTCTTTTAGGTAGGTTTTTACCTTTTTGATCAGCTCGTTTTCATGTGGACGGTATGGGTCTAACCAAAAAATAACCGGGGTGTTAGATTCGCGTGCACGGCTGACAGCAAGTTTTACCCAATCTTGAATAGGATCGTCTTTGGTCTGACACATACGCCAGATATCGCCCTCTTCAACACGTTGCTCAAGCAATACTTCGTCGGTATCAATATCAACGATACGTGCGATGCCATTATCGCTAGACTCAAACGTCTTATCATGTGAGCCGTACTCTTCTGCTTTTTGAGCCATCAAACCAACGTTCGGTACAGTACCCATGGTGGTTGGATCAAAGTTACCATGCCATTTACAGAAATTGATCATTTCTTGATAAATGCGGGCAAAGGTAGATTCTGGCATGACCGCTTTACAATCATACATTTTGCCATCAGCGCCCCACATTTTACCGCCTGCACGGATCATGGCTGGCATAGATGCGTCGACAATGACGTCACTTGGCGAATGGAAGTTGGTGATGCCTTTGGCTGAATCAACCATCGCAAGACGTGGACGATGCTCTTGGCAAGCATGTAAATCGTTTTCGATTTCTTCACGTTTGCTGGCTGGTAGCTCAGCGATTTTTTCGTACAAGCTGGCCATACCGTTGTTGACGTTGATACCCAACTCTTCAAACAATGCAGCGTGCTTTTTGAAAGCGTCTTTATAGTAGATTCTAACCGCATGACCAAACACGATAGGATGCGATACTTTCATCATGGTGGCTTTTACATGCAATGAAAACAAGATACCCGCTTCGCGGCAGTCTTCCATTTCTTGCTCATAAAAATCAAGCAACGCTTTTTTGCTCATGAACATAAGATCGATAACTTCTTTGTCAAGCAAAGCGATTTTTGGCTTTAATACTTTGGTCTCGCCAGCGTCAGTCACCAACTCCATACGTACAGTGCGTGCCTTGTCTAAGGTTATAGATTGCTCACCGTCATAAAAATCGCCACTGTGCATGTGCGATACGTGCGTGCTTGACCACTGTTTCCACTCACCCATAGAATGCGGATGCTTGCGAGCGTAGTTCTTTACGGCTTTTGGCGCACGGCGGTCTGAGTTGCCTTCACGTAAAACAGGGTTGACTGAACTGCCCAAACTTTTGCCATAACGCTTACGAATCTCTTGTTCTTCTTCCGTTTTAGGATCATCTGGGAAGTCAGGAATGGCATAGCCTTTGCTTTGTAGTTCTTTGATAGCAGCGCGTAGCTGTTGTACAGAGGCACTGATGTTAGGTAGCTTGATGATGTTGGTGTTTGGATCTTGCGTCAGACGACCAAGCTCAGCCAAGTTGTCCGGAACACGTTGATCTTCCGTTAAGTAATCAGGGAATTCAGCCAATACACGTGCGGCAACAGAGATATCACTGGTTTCGACAGAAACGCCTGCCGTTTGTGTGAATGCTTTAACAATAGGTAAAAATGATAAGGTTGCAAGCGCTGGGGCTTCGTCAGTTTTTGTATAAATAATTTTTGACATTTTAGTAGTGTCTTCCTTTAGGCTAGAGTTAAAAATAAAATAAAGCGCAAATATGATGTTGAATATGTTTTAACAAATACTATATTTCAACAAATATTATGCATGGTGAACGACGCGATTAAGTTCATCATATCTGGCTTCTCAAAATTTTTTGAAACTGCTGAACACGTCTCTTTTTAATTTTCACTAAACTTGTGCTTTGAGACTGCATGCTACTACTGGGCCGTTAATCCACTATAAATCATCTTTGCTGTCAATCTCATATAGTGAACTAAGTATACTGTTTTCGCTCATATCCTATGTGTTTGAATTATATTAAGCTAATAACAACCTTATTCTACCAGCCATCCGCTTCAATATCATCTTTTCCATACAACTCCTGCCTTTTTGTCTGAAGAAAAAGGCGGGATGGCTAAGAGGATTTTTTGAAGTCTTTGAGCGATAACGCTTATAAAAGGCAAGGGTAGTTAGCCCAGCACAACGTGATTTTAATGGCGTCCCTTCTATTTTATTGCAGCTTGATTGTCTTTTTATTGACCGCTAAACAAAGTATTATTCAGCATCCACATCATTATAATAAATGATCATAATAAAAAACCACCTATATAGCTGTAGGTGGTTTTTTGTTGAAGCGGTCATCAATTTTGCAAATTGTGACAGCAAATAGGCAAAAATTTGCTAGGCTAGATGACTGATCGATAGAATATCGGCAAACATAGAGTAAGCAAAAGTATGAATTTAAAATACGCATTGATAAGCGATACCAGTTGGCAAGACCAAGCAGATTGGCAGACACCAGACACGCCTTTTATGTCTTTTGCTTTTTGGCAAGCACTCAGCGATACGGGGGCGATAGGTGAGCAGGCTGGCTGGTTGCCCATATTTATTTTGGTTTATCGCGATACAGACAGCTTGGTAGATATGGCAATAGATGAGTCTGTAGAGAGTGACCGTCATGATGTTGATCAAAGTCCTACTACACCGATTGCTGTATTGCCCGTATTCATAAAAGGTCATCACCGTGGCGAGTTTGTGTTTGATCATTCATGGGCGGAGGCCTATGCGCGCTACGGGGTGGATTATTATCCTCGGCTGGTGACAAGCGTGCCTTATACCCCGATTACAGGTCAGCGTTTTTGGTTGGTAAAAGGGGAAACCTTAGATCATGATATTTTTAAGACTGCTATCGCAGGCGTCGATGATATTGCGCAGCAAGTGGGCGCGTCAAGCTGGCATGGCTTGTTTGTCACATCAGAGATGGCGGATGTCGCAACTGCTTCCATGCCGACAGGCCTTGATATAGAGCTTGCTATCGCAGCACAAGAAAACGGTATAGAACCTGTGCCTATCGAGATGCCGATACTAGAGCGGCAAGGGTGTCAGTTTTTGTGGCAAAATAAAGACTTACTCAGAAACAGTCAGCCTTTTGCAGATTTTGATGCGTTTTTGATGACCTTAAAAGCCAAAAAGCGCAAGACTATCCGCGCTGAGCGCCGTAAGGTGTCTGAGCAAGGTATTGTCTGTCAACGTAAATGCGGCGATGAGATTAGCGATGAGGATTGGAAAGCCTTTTATCATTGTTATGTCATGACATATGCCGTGCGCGGTCAACAGCCGTATTTGACCATAGATTTTTTTATGGCATTGGCGCAAAATATGTCTGAGCATTTGATGCTAGCACAAGCGCTAAACGACCACGGCGAAATTATTGCCAGCAGTTTGTTCTTATATGATGATCCTAACAGTGACAGTACTGGTCATAGGCCCACCTTATATGGCCGTTATTGGGGGGCACTTGGTGAGTACGATAGCTTGCACTTTGAGTTGTGCTACTATCAAGGTATTGAGTTTGCCATCGAAAAAAACCTGACGTATTTTGATCCAGGTACTCAAGGCGAGCATAAACTGATTCGTGGTTTTATTCCAACGATGACGCACTCCTTACATCGCATTTATGATGCGCGTTTTGTCCCAGCGATTAGTAATTTTTGTACGCAGGATCGACAGCACATGGCACAGTATCGTCAACAAGCGTTTGAAGCCTTGCCATTTAACGCTGATAATATGCCTGACTTTGATACCAGTCGTTTTTGATGCTCAGAACTATATTTGCCTCTATTCTACTATTTTTTAACTAGCTAACGACTATGCCCAGTAAGCCTTTTTCTTGTTCCAATCTTCTTTCTCCACCTACCGAGCTATTGTCATGGTTAACGGTCGATGGCTCGTTGACTGCCGTGCTAGAAATCAAAGCAGGGCAGCCGCTGCGTGTAGAGCGCACTTTTGAAGGGTATCGGTCAATGTCGTTGATACAAAAACGACAGCTAGGTGTACAAGGCGCGATGCTGGGTCGCCCTATGCTGGCTTGGGTGCGTGAAGTAGAGCTGTATGGCAATGATGAGCAGCCATGGGTAAAAGCGCAAAGTATTTTCCCCATTCCTAGTCTGACAGGTCGGGCACGTCGCCTACAACAACTTAAAGGTACACCTATCGGCTACGTATTATTTAAGCGCAGTCGTACTTTGCCAAACCAACGCTTTATCCAACAGACAAGTGAGGGCTGGCAGCGGCAGACGCGATATGATTGGTATGGTCGAAAATTAATGATTAGCGAAATATTTTTGCCTGCGTTTACATCTAGTGAAACGTAAAAAAATTTTATGGCTATATAAACATAAAAAACTGTAGGGTAAGGGATGTATAGTGAGTAAATCCTTTATTCTATTGGCTATTTATCTGTATTATATCGCCATTTAATTTGCTCATCTTAAGGTGAGCTTTTTTGCGCTCTTCACACAAATTTTCATGTTACACTTACGCTTTCGCGATGATGTCGATGCAAATGTATATCGATTTTATTGACGGATCGGTCAAGTTAATGGCAGGTCAATTGCCTGCGTTTATTCTTATTTTAATCATTGCTGATAGACTTATTCACAATTATGGTCATACCATAAACAGCATGCAAAAACAGAGTGTGCAGAAGTATCAAGCATACTTCGGACGACGTTAACGCAGTAGTTGTCTTATTGTGGGCAGGCTATAAGCTTTTTTTAATGATACTTCCAACGACAGTCACTACTTAGGACATTACTATGTTTAAAGATATTTCTATCAAAGCGTTTGATCCCGTACTTGCTGAAGCGATGGCTGCAGAAAGCGTTCGTCAAGAAAATCATATCGAATTGATTGCCTCTGAAAACTACTGCTCACAAGCAGTGATGGAAGCACAAGGCACTGATCTAACCAACAAATACGCTGAAGGCTATCCTGGTAAGCGTTACTACGGTGGTTGTGAGCATGTCGACGTGATTGAGCAATTGGCCATTGATCGTGCAAAAGAGTTGTTCGGTGCCGAATACGTGAACGTCCAGCCACATTCAGGTAGTCAAGCAAACTCTGCAGTATTCTTAGCATTGCTTGAAGCCAACGATACAGTACTTGGCATGAGCCTAGACGCAGGCGGTCACTTGACGCATGGCGCGCACATCAACTTCTCAGGTCTGAACTACAATGCAGTACAGTACGGATTGGTAGAAGGCACAGGTCTTATCGACTATGATCAAGTAGATGCGCTAGCACGTGAACACAAGCCAAAAATGATCATTGCTGGTTTTTCAGCGTATTCACAAGTGGTTGATTGGCAGCGTTTCCGTGACATCGCTGACGAAGTCGGTGCTTACCTACTAGTAGATATGGCGCACGTTGCTGGTCTGGTCGCTGGTGGCGTATACCCAAGCCCAGTCCCTTTCGCTGATGTCGTGACTACTACAACGCATAAAACCCTACGTGGTCCGCGTTCAGGTCTGATCTTGGCTCGTGATGAAGTGTTGGCTAAGAAGCTAAATTCAGCGGTATTCCCAGGCAACCAAGGTGGCCCATTGATGCATGTTATCGCTGCAAAAGCGGTTTGCTTCAAAGAAGCGCTAGAAGATAACTTCAAAACGTATCAGCAGCAAGTGGTTAAAAACGCGCAAGCTATGGCAAAAGTCATCCAAGATCGTGGCTATGAGATCATTTCTGGTGGTACTGAAAACCATCTGATGCTGATCAGCCTAGTGAAGCAAGAAATGACGGGTAAAGAAGCGGACAAATGGCTTGGCGATGCACACATCACGGTCAATAAAAACGCCGTACCAAACGATCCAAAATCTCCATTTGTGACCTCTGGTATTCGTATTGGTACGCCAGCGATTACCACTCGTGGCTTCAACGAAGCGCAAGCGGGTGATTTGGCAGGCTGGATCTGTGACGTGCTAGATAGCCGTGGTGATGAAGCTGTGGCGACTGAAGTACGCGGTAAGGTAGAAGCAATCTGTAAAGAGTTGCCAGTGTACGAAAAAAACCAGTAAGCGTTAATCGGCTTTAACTCACACTGTATCAAATAAAAAACCGCTTAGCGTTTGCTAGGCGGTTTTTAGTTTATTCATACAAGGATAATTTGATGGGCTTACGTATTCATGCTTTGTACCATGTTGATTTTGAAGAACTTAGCTATATTAAACAGTGGGCAGACAGTCAAAATCATAGCATTACTGTGACTAGATTTTATGAAAATGATCCGATACCAGCTCAAGACAGTTTTGATTGGTTGGTGATTATGGGTGGCCCAATGAGCATTCATGATGACGCAGAGTTTGCGTGGCTTGCTGATGAGAAACACTTCATTCATCAAAGTATTGACGCAGGTAAAACGGTGATCGGTGTTTGCTTAGGGGCACAGTTGATAGCAGACAGTTTGGGAGCAAAAGTTGCGCCATCAGGCATAAAAGAGGTGGGTTGGCTACCCATTCAATTGACCAAACAAGGCTTGAAGCATCCTTTACTAACAGACCTACCAAAAGATGAATTCACTGTATTTCATTGGCATGGTGATGGCTTTGATTGTCCTAAGGGCGCGACGCCAATCGCAACGTCACATGCTTGGGCAAATCAAGGTTTTATTTATCAAACACCCAAGCACGAAGAGTTAGGGACATGGGTGCTTGGCTGGCAATGTCATTTTGAAGTTACCGAAAACAGTATGGTAGATATGGTGGCGCACGGACAGGACTATATACAAGATGCCATAATTGATTATCCTGACTTTGTTCAATCAGGTAATGATATAGTAGCGTTGGGTGATAAGTATATTAAAGATAACAACGCATGGCTTTCAACAATGCTAAACAACTTGGCAAGATGACGCTAATGAGTTGTGAAGAGAGAATTCTTAGTCTAAAAGCATGGGAAGCATGACAGAAAAGTAAGTGACTTAAGATTGAAAAAAAACCGCTTAGCGTTTGCTAGGCGGTTTTTTTGGATATTTTTACATCAATACGATTAAAACCCTAACCCCCAAGCTGACTTAAGCCTAACGCCATAATCAGGCCAACGGCGGCACTAATACCCGCCCAATGATTGTCGCGTTTAAACGCCGTCGGAAAGACTTCGGTCGCCAGTGAGGCAATGACAGCACCCGCTGCAAAGCAATTGATGGCACTTAGTATTATTTTATCGACGTCCGCAAGCAGCATTTTACCTAAGATAGCAGCAAGTGATAATAAGATCGCTGCTCCAATCCAAAGCATTAATATCTTCTTATGACTGTTACCAGCTTTACGCATCTCTTTTGCGCCACCTGCGGCTTCTGGAAGGTTGGACAGCAAAATAGAACCAGCCAAAGCAGCGACTTGCATCACGTTTCCACTAATGAGTGATACGCCTAGCGCTAAGTTTTCAGGCACACCGTCGAGCGTAATAGCAGCCAGTAAGCCTGCGCCACCTTTAGAGTTTAGTTTTTCATCAATCAAGTAATCAACACCCGCAAACACCAAAGCGCCCAGTAAAGTAAAAGCCGCTGTGACCCAGATACCACTATCAGCAAGGGAGGGCTGTACCAGCTCTATCACGACCGATATCATCAGCGCACCGCCAGCGATTGCTAATAAATTGCCTTCTAACCAAGCTGGCAGGTGACCATACAAACCCCAAAGCGCTCCTACGATAAGCGCGCCTGAGACCACGACAATAATTGCAAACATCAACATAATTGGCCCTTATTTTTTAGCTACAATACTGATAACGCTTAATCGTTTTTCTGTCATTATAATTTGAGTAATGACGATAGAACGGGTCATCTCTAATCGGTTTAATTAAAGGTTTGTGCAAAACAAAACCCCAATCATCCATAAGACAATTGGGGCTTATTATGTATCACGAAAGCGGATACAAAGTCAGGTGATTTTACATGAAAGGCAACTTCGTAAATATCTGCAATACCGTGGCGTTAACGATATCAACGAAGAAAGCACCAACCATCGGCACAATCAGAAACGCTTTAGGTGAGGGCAAATAACGGTCAGTAACGGCCTGCATATTGGCAATCGCCGTTGGTGTCGCGCCCATACCAAACCCACAATGTCCTGCTGACAAGACAGCCGCATCATAATCTTTGCCCATGACTTTGAAGGTAATAAAGTAGACATAAATGATCATGATAACTGTTTGTACGAGCAAGATTACCAATACAGGGCCTGCCAAATCAGTCAACTGCCACAGTTTTAAAGACAATAGCGCCATGGCCAAAAACAGACTCAAAGAAGCATTACCGAACACATCAATAGACCGATCAAACATATCAAAATTAAATACAGTCGTTAAGACATTGCGAATAATCACGCCGCCTGCCAGTGCCCAAACGAAGGTAGGCAGCTCAAACCATGTGCCTTCAGCCACAAGTGTCATAACTTCAGCAAAAGCCAACGCGCCTGCAAACAACGCCAATGTCTCAATGGTAGAAGAGGCCGTAATAAAGCGCATACTATCAGGTCTTTCAAAAATCTCTTTATTACTGTGTGCTGAGTCTTCATCGTGCTTGGTACTATAAAGTGATTGCGCGTTCGCAACCTTTTCGATGTCGCTAGGATTTGGATTAGCAGGGGTTGGTTTTAGACCAAGGTTTTGAATCAAACGCTTTGCCACTGGTCCACCGATAATACCACCAGCGACCAGACCATAAGTGGCCACTGCGATACCAAGCGTCGTTGCACCAACCACGCCATATTCTTGTTCTAAAGTAATGCCCCATGCACCAGCCGTACCATGACCACCCGTCAGAGCGATAGAACCTGTTACCAATCCAAGTAACGGATCAAGACCCAGTACGCTTGCCATAGCGACACCAACGATGTCTTGCAATACAATGAAGACCGACACCACAATCGTAAAGATCAATAACGGTGTTCCACCTGCTTTTAATCGACTGAAATCAGCACTCAAACCGATAGAAGCAAAGAACATCAGCATCGTCGCTGTCTGTAAGCCTTGATGAAAGTTAAAACTGTATCCCCAAACGATATTGAGAACATAAACCACAATGGCTGCAACCAAACCACCAGCGACCGGTTCTGGAATGTTGAAGTCTTCTAGGAACTTAATTCTTCTTACTAAAACGCGCCCAAGTAGTAGCACTAAGGTGGCCAGTATCAGCGTGTAATAGCCGTTTAAGGTAATTTCCATATGTTAATCCTTTCTATACAAATGAATTAACCCGCATTCGGGATAAATATGGCTTTATCTCGAATTCAGGTTGATATGATGATTCGCAGTTAAGCCGTTTTTGTCAGATTAAACGTTGTCCGCGGCTGGCATAATAACCCACAATTGCGGCTTACCAAAATCTCTGTAAGCATCTTCAATGATGCGCTTAAAAGTATTAAAATCTTCAGTATTGATTGTTTCTACCGTTGCTAGATTCAGCATTAGGTAAGACACAGAGCTGTCTGTTAGGCAGTCCCATGCGCTATCCCAATTGGGCGAAAAGTAGCAAGGAAAATCACAAGCATGAGCCAAATTTGTTAATAAAGTGGTTTTATCTAATGTCTTGTTTACAGGTATGTTAACAGCCTGTGCCAAAATGCTAGCACTTAGTGCTGTACCTTTTTGGTTAATGTGGTTTTGATCAAGAAAATTTTGACTAATATAATAAATGGCTTGGCTCATTTCATTTCACCTGTAATCTGCGGAAACTCTCGTAATGATCAACGGTTAAATAGTAGACAGTTGGAGGATAGCCACCAGTGACGATACGCCGCGCACCGCGATGCGACAAGCCAGGGGTAGGGACTGTGTATTCCCGATAATAGCCTTGCGACTGTGCGGGCAGTTTGCCTTCACGATTATAAAAGGTCGTGCCGTCTTTTTGCGGATACGGAAATGGGCCGCCTTGCTGAATCAGCGTAAGGGTTTTGTCTACTTGCGCATCACCTGTGACATTGAGAGTAGACGCTTGGGCCGAGGTTTCGGAGAATGAGTGTGATACCGTAGGCTTGGCACTATCAATAAAGAGAGATGATGTTAAGTCCCCAAAGACATACACGGCAACCGCGATAACCGCCATGATAATAAATAAAGTAGATACAACGCTCTTTTTGGGTTGCTCATGGCGGCGAGTGCTTAGATCGTCTTGAAAGTAATGCTTGCCTTGAAAGTACTGATTTCGGGCAGTAGGGCTGAATGCATGCTGAGGAGGAGCAACGTCCATATCCTCTAATATACTCAGGGAAGAGGAAGTGACTTCTGTGGCCCTTAACTGGTTCTTAGCATTGCGCTCACTATTGAAGTATACCTGTTGACCAATAGAGATAGGGTGCGATAAGCGCACTTTACTCACGTGAAAAAACACGTCTTCATTTTGATTGTCTACCTCGATAAATCCGTAGCCTTTTTCTTGATACCAGCGCTTAATTTTGCCACTCTGCATGGGCCCCGTTTCCTATAAAATCATCTATGACGATGCAAAAAATAATAATAGCACTGTCAAATATATCGAGCGCTAATAAAAAAACGCCAGCGATTGGGCTGACGTTTTTTTATCGATTATACTGTAAATTAAACGCTATATGGTAGGTTACTAGCCAAATGACAGCGGCAATAGATTAAGCCCGCGTCTCACCATGACCGTAAACAATCCATTTTTGTGATGTGAGCCCCTCAAGACCAACAGGGCCACGAGCATGGATTTTGTCAGTTGAAATGCCAATCTCTGCACCCAATCCGTACTCAAAACCATCCGCGAAACGGCTAGAAGCATTGATCATCACGCTTGCAGAGTCCACTTCACGAATGAAGCGCTGAGACTTGGTATAGTTGTCAGTAATAATGACATCCGTATGATGACTGCCATGAGTATTAATGTGCTCAATGGCCTCATCAATACCTGATACGACTTTGACAGCCAAGATAGGCGCTAAGTATTCCGTGTCCCAATCTTCGGCAGTCGCTGCCGATAAATGACCTTTTAGGGCGGCATTGTCATTTAAAATGGCTTGGGATTTGTCGTCAAGGCGCAGTTGCATGACATCATCAGCCGCAATAATCGCTTCAGCAATTTTTGGCAATAGGTCATCGGCAACTGACTCATCAACCAACAGCGTCTCCATGGTATTACAAGTACCATAGCGGTGCGTTTTTGCATTGACGCTAACCTTGATAGCGATTTGGGCATCTGCATCACTATCGATAAAGGTATGGCAGTTACCATCTAAATGCTTAATGACAGGCACACGCGCGTCACGGCTGATACGTTCAATCAGACCTTTACCACCACGTGGTACGATAACGTCGACATAATCAGTCATGGTAATCAACTCACCAACCGCCGCGCGGTCGGTCGTTTGCAAGACTTGCACAATGTGCTCAGACAGACCGACTTTTTGTAGGCCTTCCAAGATACACTTGGCAATCGCTTGGTTTGATTCAAACGCTTCTGAACCGCCTCGTAAAATAATGGCGTTGCCCGATTTTAGTGCCAGTGATGCTGCCTCTAACGTCACATTAGGACGCGACTCATAGATCATACCAACCACGCCAAGTGGCACGCGCATTTTTCCCAAATGAATTCCTGATGGCTGATAAGTCATGTCAGTAACTTCACCAATAGGGTCTGGTAACGCCGCCACATCCTTTAAACCTTGGAGCATTCCATCAAAACGCGCGTCGTTTAGTTCAAGACGATCAAGTAACGCGGCATCTAAATCGTTACTTTGACCCTTATCCATATCAATTTTATTGGCAGATAAGATATCTTGTTTCGCCTCTTTTAACACATCGTGAATCGCCATTAGTGCTGAGTTTTTGTCACCCGTATTGGCAGCAGCGAGCGCATGTGAAGCAGCTCGGGCCTGTTTGCCAACAGATTGCATATAAGTGGTCACGTCTGTGGTATTCGCTTGGCTCATAAATTATTTTCCTTATATAGTGATTGGTATTTTGAATATAAAAAAGTGCCCAAAGGCAAAAATGTAACAAAAAGAAGATTCGGATGCCTATAAGACATTATGCTATTTAACATAGAGGAGATTGGCACGATAGTAAAGATGGTTTTGTGAACAACCGCCTCTCATAGGAGGTAATTATTCTCCTTTTTACACTTATCTTATCCGTTTTGTCTTTGACTTCCCTATGATGTCACAATATAGGCAATATCCGTTGCATCGTTACGAGCCTTAACAGAACTGAGGTGTAACTACTAAGGTAGCCTTGAATAATCATGAGTATAGTTAGGAACTAATACAACGAGAGAAAGCTATTAATCGCTACTCGTAAAGTAATTAACAATGAAATATCAGTGATAAGTATCAATGATTACGAATGGAGAATAAAAATGGTTATTAAAAATAGCAGTAGCAAAAAAAGCTGGTTAACGGTTGGACTGGTCGCAGCAGCCTTAACCTTAGGCGCTTGTGGTAAAAAAGACGAGGCGCCAATGGAAACAGACTCATCTGTTGATGCTCAAACCACAGTAGAAGATGAAGCCACTGGCGTTGCGACAGCAAGTGATGATGTGGCTGTCGCTAGTGCCAATGAGACCAGCACAGATGATGTGGCGGTGGCAAGCGCCAACGATGAAGTCACTGTAGGTGCTGATGACAAAGAAATGCTCGATGGCACTGAAGATTCAGAGCATGTTTCGACCTACTAAGCCATCGCTCAGATAACGTCACGTCTAGTAGATTTAAATGATAAAATGAAGCTCAAAGCTGTCAATACAGTTTAGGCTTTTTTTGTTTTGGTTGCTTAAGGAGGCGTATGTGTTTCGTTGACTGACCGAGCTTACACAAGATTTGCCTTTTTACCGCTGAATAAGAGACAATATGACATTTTACTTTTTATCTTGTCAGTCATAGCGGTATTGCCATAATGCTATGGTTGACAGTTATACTATATAAGACAAATCTGTATACGACATATCTGTCTCTTTTTTATTGACGTTTTCATTCATATTTATTGGAAGTCTGTTAAACCATGCTTGATACTGCAAAAAATCCGACTCGGCCTATCGCCTTAGATTTACAAGACGTCCATAAAAGCTACGGCTCACTCGCAGTGCTGAAAGGGGTGTCACTCACTGCATACGATGGTGATGTTATCTCTATTTTGGGCTCATCTGGCTCAGGCAAATCCACTTTGCTGCGCTGCATCAATTTGCTCGAAAAGCCGAATCAAGGTCGTATTATTATCGGTAATGACGAGCTGATTTTGAAACCTGCCAAATCAGG
This is a stretch of genomic DNA from Psychrobacter alimentarius. It encodes these proteins:
- the glyA gene encoding serine hydroxymethyltransferase gives rise to the protein MFKDISIKAFDPVLAEAMAAESVRQENHIELIASENYCSQAVMEAQGTDLTNKYAEGYPGKRYYGGCEHVDVIEQLAIDRAKELFGAEYVNVQPHSGSQANSAVFLALLEANDTVLGMSLDAGGHLTHGAHINFSGLNYNAVQYGLVEGTGLIDYDQVDALAREHKPKMIIAGFSAYSQVVDWQRFRDIADEVGAYLLVDMAHVAGLVAGGVYPSPVPFADVVTTTTHKTLRGPRSGLILARDEVLAKKLNSAVFPGNQGGPLMHVIAAKAVCFKEALEDNFKTYQQQVVKNAQAMAKVIQDRGYEIISGGTENHLMLISLVKQEMTGKEADKWLGDAHITVNKNAVPNDPKSPFVTSGIRIGTPAITTRGFNEAQAGDLAGWICDVLDSRGDEAVATEVRGKVEAICKELPVYEKNQ
- a CDS encoding chorismate--pyruvate lyase family protein; amino-acid sequence: MPSKPFSCSNLLSPPTELLSWLTVDGSLTAVLEIKAGQPLRVERTFEGYRSMSLIQKRQLGVQGAMLGRPMLAWVREVELYGNDEQPWVKAQSIFPIPSLTGRARRLQQLKGTPIGYVLFKRSRTLPNQRFIQQTSEGWQRQTRYDWYGRKLMISEIFLPAFTSSET
- a CDS encoding NADP-dependent isocitrate dehydrogenase, coding for MSKIIYTKTDEAPALATLSFLPIVKAFTQTAGVSVETSDISVAARVLAEFPDYLTEDQRVPDNLAELGRLTQDPNTNIIKLPNISASVQQLRAAIKELQSKGYAIPDFPDDPKTEEEQEIRKRYGKSLGSSVNPVLREGNSDRRAPKAVKNYARKHPHSMGEWKQWSSTHVSHMHSGDFYDGEQSITLDKARTVRMELVTDAGETKVLKPKIALLDKEVIDLMFMSKKALLDFYEQEMEDCREAGILFSLHVKATMMKVSHPIVFGHAVRIYYKDAFKKHAALFEELGINVNNGMASLYEKIAELPASKREEIENDLHACQEHRPRLAMVDSAKGITNFHSPSDVIVDASMPAMIRAGGKMWGADGKMYDCKAVMPESTFARIYQEMINFCKWHGNFDPTTMGTVPNVGLMAQKAEEYGSHDKTFESSDNGIARIVDIDTDEVLLEQRVEEGDIWRMCQTKDDPIQDWVKLAVSRARESNTPVIFWLDPYRPHENELIKKVKTYLKEYDTEGLHIEIMSQVRAMRYTLERVARGLDTISATGNILRDYLTDLFPILELGTSAKMLSVVPLMMGGGLFETGAGGSAPKHVQQLIEENHLRWDSLGEFLALAVSLEHLAKNDNNAKAQILADTLDRATEKLLLNDKSPSRKTGELDNRGSHFYLAMYWAEELAAQDQDAELKAQFSELAQKLEANEAAIVKELNNAQNKSVDIKGYYMADEKLAEQIMRPSTLFNEALASL
- a CDS encoding type 1 glutamine amidotransferase, with the translated sequence MGLRIHALYHVDFEELSYIKQWADSQNHSITVTRFYENDPIPAQDSFDWLVIMGGPMSIHDDAEFAWLADEKHFIHQSIDAGKTVIGVCLGAQLIADSLGAKVAPSGIKEVGWLPIQLTKQGLKHPLLTDLPKDEFTVFHWHGDGFDCPKGATPIATSHAWANQGFIYQTPKHEELGTWVLGWQCHFEVTENSMVDMVAHGQDYIQDAIIDYPDFVQSGNDIVALGDKYIKDNNAWLSTMLNNLAR
- a CDS encoding GNAT family N-acetyltransferase, which gives rise to MNLKYALISDTSWQDQADWQTPDTPFMSFAFWQALSDTGAIGEQAGWLPIFILVYRDTDSLVDMAIDESVESDRHDVDQSPTTPIAVLPVFIKGHHRGEFVFDHSWAEAYARYGVDYYPRLVTSVPYTPITGQRFWLVKGETLDHDIFKTAIAGVDDIAQQVGASSWHGLFVTSEMADVATASMPTGLDIELAIAAQENGIEPVPIEMPILERQGCQFLWQNKDLLRNSQPFADFDAFLMTLKAKKRKTIRAERRKVSEQGIVCQRKCGDEISDEDWKAFYHCYVMTYAVRGQQPYLTIDFFMALAQNMSEHLMLAQALNDHGEIIASSLFLYDDPNSDSTGHRPTLYGRYWGALGEYDSLHFELCYYQGIEFAIEKNLTYFDPGTQGEHKLIRGFIPTMTHSLHRIYDARFVPAISNFCTQDRQHMAQYRQQAFEALPFNADNMPDFDTSRF